The Candidatus Hydrogenedens sp. sequence GGGTGGTTCATGAAGATAATTTAGTAGGTAAATTGGTTGATGGTATATTTTCGCATGGTGACCTTGAAGCAAATTTTCAAGGATTCTGTCTTGCTCGTGACCTTTGTGGTGGAAACCCTCCATATATTGAAAGAGTGGATGGGAAATGGAAGTTAGTGCGTCCAATCGATTTAAGGAACTACATTACGCCTGGCTTCGATGAGTCATACAACAATTCCCATTTCTGGGCAATGCGTAAACGGATTGTATTACGTATCTTAACCAATGAATATTGCGACAAATTGCAGTTGCCAGAGGTTCAGAAAAGATTTGAACAGTATAAAAAATATGAACTGAGTTTTTCTCAAAAAGTGATTCAAGAATATTTTGAGAAGAAAGGTAAGAATCCACAAAAAGAACAATCCATTTATACATTGTGCTTGAAAAAACATGAGAAACAAACTCCTATGGAGGAGGTGCATTGCCACTCCATAGATAATAAACATAGCTAAAAGGTCACTGATATAAGGGGACATTAACTATGTTCATAGGTATAGAAATTGGTGGCACAAAGTTACAAGTAGCGGTGGGTGATGAAAAAGGAAATATCCACACTTTAGAGCGATGCAAGGTTCTATCGGGCTGGCAATCTCAGGATATTCTGGATTGGGTTACAGAAACAACCCACACCATAATAAAAAAATCTACACAGGAAGGTAGAACAATCAGGGCAATAGGTATCGGCTTTGGTGGTCCAATAAATAGCAATAATGGAACAGTTCTGGTCTCTCATCAAATAAGTGGTTGGGAAGGTTTCCCCCTAAAAAAATGGTTTGAGGACAAATGTGATTTACCAACAATTGTTGCAAATGATGCTAATTCCGCGGGTTGGGCTGAATATTGTTGTGGACGAGGACGTGGTACAAAAAACTTCTTTTATATGAATATCGGAAGTGGTATCGGTGGAGCACTAATTATCGACGGGAAACTTTATGACGGTCAGGGTTTCGGTGCTGGTGAGATTGGGCATACGTATGTTCCTGATTGGACAAAAGAGGGGGCTGGTGTGTTTGATAAACTTGAAAATATATGTTCTGGCTGGAATATTGAACGGCGATTAACTAAACAAGGATATGTCTCAGAAGATAGTGCTTTATGGAAACATGTTGATGGTAAGGTATCCCAATTAAATTGCGTTCTTTTGGGCAAGTATGCAATGCGGGGTGACCCATTCGCCTGTGAGGAATTGGATCGTATTGCTCAATCCTTAGGGTTAGCGATTTCTAACGTTATTACATTATTCCATCCTGAACGAATCGCTTTGGGGGGAGGAGTGTCTCTAATAGGGGAACCGTTATTGTCCCGTATCCGAGAACGTGTAGATGAACTCGTTTTCATGCCATTCCGATATCGTTATGAAATTAGTTCATGCGAATTAGGTGAAAATGTTGTTATTGTAGGTGCTTTATTGCTTGCTGGACAAGTACCCCAATAATTTTATAGATAAGGAGATACATAATGAAATATTTGCTCAGTTTATTTTTATGTTTGTTGTGTTGGAACGTGATGGCTATGCCTGAGGTTATTCTGGATACAGACATTGGCGATGACATCGATGATACATGGGCACTCATGTTCCTTTTAGGCTCGGAAAAGGTCAATTTAAAATTGATAGTAACTGCCTGTGATGATACGGAGACAAAGATAAAATTAGTAGCGAAAATGTTAGAACGTGTGGGAAAAACGGAAATTCCTATTGGAATCGGTGTAAAAACAAGTGATAAAAAGATAAATCAAGAACAGTGGATTGAAAACTATTCATTAGACACATATAAAGGAACTATTTATAAAAATGGTGTCGAGAAAATGGTAGAGCAAATCCGCAACGCAAAAGATACGGTAATCTTGTGTGTTATAGGACCGATGATGAATATAGCAAAAGCGTTAGAATTAGCCCCTGATATTGCGGAGAAAGCTAGGGTTGTATCTATGGCTGGTAGTGTATATCGTGGATATGGAGGGAAGAAACAACGAGATTGTGAATACAACATCTGCCGAGACGTAGAAAGTGCCAAAAAAGTATTTTCCGCTCCATGGAATATTACCATTATACCGTTAGATACATGCGGGACAATTATTCTTAAAGAAGAACGTTATCAGGCTGTAGAAAATTCTAAATCGCCATTGGCTCAAGTCGTTATCGAAAACTACAATATATGGACAAACCGAAAACACTATCCGCAGAATGAGAGTAGCGTTTTATATGATACCCTTGCCATTTATTGTATTTGGGCAGAGGATGTAGTAGAGATGAAAACAATTCCGTTAATTATAGATAACGAAGGGAAAACGTGTCCCGATGAGAAAGGCAAACCTGTTCGTTGTGCAGTAGAATGGAAAGACAAAGAACGATACGAAACCATCCTTATAGAGACACTTACGGGGACGAATAAGAAACCGTGAGTAAGCTAATTAAAATATACTTTTACTTTTGAAAAGTTTTTTACTTTTCCCCTACTTAAGAGGTAAATCATACTCTCAGATATATTTTAACATCTATGTTCTTATAATTTCTGCGTCTCGAATTTGAGGCTCACCAAGGTTAGGGTGCCAAATAAAATACTTAACTTCTTTATTAGGATTTAGTCCTACTACTTTGTAATTACCTTTGTTGTCAATAGCATAAACTGTTACAGCGTTAATAAAGCCTGTTTTCAATTCTGTTAAATCATTTACTGCTTCATATACAGCATCGGATACAGATAATCCCATTTTTAAGTAAAGTACAACTGACCGTGCTGTGCTTGCACGAATAGTCATTTCGCCAGTATGTGTACAGGCACAGGCACCATAACGACTGTCTGCATAACTACCTGCGCCAATAATTGGACTATCACCAAGTCTGCCAGGGTATTTCCATGGCCAACCAGAAGTACTTGTTCCTGTTGCAATTCTGCCAGTATTGTCCTGGGCAAGATAAACTGTTGTGTCAAATAGATGTTCAGGGTCAGAAGGCTTGGGCTTTATGTCGATGAGTCGAAT is a genomic window containing:
- a CDS encoding ROK family protein; this translates as MFIGIEIGGTKLQVAVGDEKGNIHTLERCKVLSGWQSQDILDWVTETTHTIIKKSTQEGRTIRAIGIGFGGPINSNNGTVLVSHQISGWEGFPLKKWFEDKCDLPTIVANDANSAGWAEYCCGRGRGTKNFFYMNIGSGIGGALIIDGKLYDGQGFGAGEIGHTYVPDWTKEGAGVFDKLENICSGWNIERRLTKQGYVSEDSALWKHVDGKVSQLNCVLLGKYAMRGDPFACEELDRIAQSLGLAISNVITLFHPERIALGGGVSLIGEPLLSRIRERVDELVFMPFRYRYEISSCELGENVVIVGALLLAGQVPQ
- a CDS encoding N(4)-(beta-N-acetylglucosaminyl)-L-asparaginase, translated to MLLLTNYEGRSGVHKSAELLKNKVDALRAIIEGIKLVEADPEIHTVGANSLPNLLGQLELDSAIMDGNTRRSGAVGAIKGFKHPIEIAYHVMTDIEHEILVGAGAERFAEEIGAERYVNEMEHTQKEWQKYIDMVLNKEQKQRFPNIRLIDIKPKPSDPEHLFDTTVYLAQDNTGRIATGTSTSGWPWKYPGRLGDSPIIGAGSYADSRYGACACTHTGEMTIRASTARSVVLYLKMGLSVSDAVYEAVNDLTELKTGFINAVTVYAIDNKGNYKVVGLNPNKEVKYFIWHPNLGEPQIRDAEIIRT
- a CDS encoding nucleoside hydrolase, which translates into the protein MKYLLSLFLCLLCWNVMAMPEVILDTDIGDDIDDTWALMFLLGSEKVNLKLIVTACDDTETKIKLVAKMLERVGKTEIPIGIGVKTSDKKINQEQWIENYSLDTYKGTIYKNGVEKMVEQIRNAKDTVILCVIGPMMNIAKALELAPDIAEKARVVSMAGSVYRGYGGKKQRDCEYNICRDVESAKKVFSAPWNITIIPLDTCGTIILKEERYQAVENSKSPLAQVVIENYNIWTNRKHYPQNESSVLYDTLAIYCIWAEDVVEMKTIPLIIDNEGKTCPDEKGKPVRCAVEWKDKERYETILIETLTGTNKKP